The segment GGCTGGAACAGGACCTGGCGGCGACGGACAAGCCGTGGAAATTGGTTTTCCTGCACCGTCCTCCCTACAGCAATAAGGAAACCGGCGACAATGCCGACATTCGTGAAGCTTTTGTACCCGTTCTGGATCAATATCATGCAGATATAGTCTTTAGCGGGCACGATCATGTCTATGCCCGAACCTTTCCTCTCCGCGGCGGCGAGGTGGTGGACAGCACAGCCCAGGGAACTATATACGCAGCCACCGGCCGCAGCGGTACCAAGACGTACAAAAAGCGATTTGCCCAGGATCGGAACGAGTTTTTTTACAACCCTCTGGAAGAGCCAAACTATCTGACGGTGGAAGTACAGGGCGACACCCTGAACGTACAAGCCTTCAGCCAAAGCGGGGAGTTGATTGACTCCTGGACGGTCCGTCATGGACAATAGAACCGTAGCGCAGTCCCCATCCCAGTTCCAAATTCCAAGTGCCATGCGCCATGAGCCAAATTCAAATCCATCCGCCTAAAGCGTCAGATTTTTAACAAAATCCACAAAGATTCTGACTAAATTGATCGCTGCGGATTCCTGGTTATAAATCATCCAGGTTTTTCGTGTCAGCTCGTTTCCGGTTTTATCGGTGAGGTTGATTTTTTGAATCCCCTGTACGTCATCGCAAATCCGGGAAGGCATGATGGCGTAGCCTAAGCCAAAGCGAACCATTTCTTTGCAGGTAGCTACTTTGTCGACCTGCATGCTGACGGAAGGGGGATGGGAAAAGTTTTCCCGCCACCATTTGTCAATTTGAGCTTTTAACAAATGATCGGTTTGATAATCAATTCGGGGTAAGAAGGGGAGTTCTTCCAGATTCACCTGGTTGACGGAGGCAATACAAATCGGCTCCTCATATAATAAATGTTTTTCGTTGAATCCGCCGTAGTCAATGCTGACGAAGCCGACATGGACGTTTTGGTTGTAGGCAAGACTGAATACATCTTTACTCCAGGTGGTGGTCACTTTAAACTCCACATTGGGATGCTGCTGTTTAAAAAGCCGCAGCAGGTAAGGCAAAGTATAGGTGGTCAGGTAGTTTGACGCGCCGATGGTTAACGTACCGGCAACAGCACTGGACAAATTCATCACTTCATTTTTGATATCGCGCATTTCAGCCAATATTTTGGCTGCCGATTTTGCTAGAAAATCCCCTTCCGGGGTAAACTGGACGCCTTTCGTCGTTCGCTGTACGATTTTAACGCCGAATTCGGTTTCAATATGCCGTAAACGGGCGGTCATAGCCGGCTGGGAAATAAACAAAGCCTGGGCCGTCTTTGTAATGTTTTTTTGCTGATGGAGAGTGCGCACAATAAGCCAGTCACGGTCTTCCAAATAGTATCCCCCCCAAAAATGTCTGGCGATAGAATTTTACTTACTGAATGAATAAATTCTCCATAGATATCCATTATCCTGTTAATCCATTGTATGATCAATAAAAAGGCAGCTCACCCAAAAAAATTGTGAACTGCCTTTTTATTATGATCCTTTTGCTTTGCTAGCAGCGGTGCTTACCAATAGCCGAGAACTTTCCACCAGGCACCGCCGATACCGACCCAGATTACAATATGCATAAGCGATACGATAAAGCCCAGTTTCCACCAGGTTTTTTGGTCAACATAACCGGCGCCAAAATAAACAGGTGCCGGACCTGTGCCAAAATGAGTTAAACAGCCGCAGACATTAGCGGCAATAGCAACGACAAAGGCCGAAATAAAGCCCGGTGCGCCGGCGGCAACACCCAGAGTAATCAAAGCAGCGTACATGGCTGTTACGTGAGCCGACATGCTGGCAAAGAAGTAATGGCTGTATAAGTAAATCACGAAGGACAGGACAACTGCGGCTATCATGCTTACGCCAACCATTTGATTCTCCAGTATTTTGGCAAACCAGCCGATGAAGCCAAGTTTATTGAGGTAATCCGACAAGAGAATCACACTGCCGACCCAAATCAGAGTATCCCAGGCCTTGGTTTCTTTAATCACGTTATCCCAGGTGAGAACTTTTGTCGCCAGCAGGATGCACAATCCCATAAAAGCAATCAATGTACCATCTAGTTTGGTGAACTGGGTTGTTGCCCATAATCCCAGCAGCATAATGAATACGACCAATAAAACTTTTTCGCCTTTGGACATGGGACCCATTTTCTTTAATACATCATCGGCCATTTTTTTGGCTTCGGGCGTATTTTTAATTTCCGGCGGATAAATTTTATATAAAACATAAGGAATGGTAATGAGGGCGATGACACCGGGGACGACTGCCGCTACAAACCAGCTGATCCAGGTGATATCGACATCCAAAACTTTTTTGGCTATTGCGGCAGCCATCGGATTGCCTACCATGGCAGTCATAAACATGGCGGAAACAACTAAGTCAAGGTGAAATACCGAGGTGATAAGATACGCGCCAATCCGCCGGGCTGATGCTCCCGGATGAGAGTCAAAGGCCTCGCTCAGGCTGGCGACAATCGGGTAAACGAGTCCGCCGGCCCGGGCCGAATTAGAGGGAATGGCCGGACCGATAATTACATCGCTGATAGCCAGGGAATAAACTAATTTCAGACTGCTGTCGCCGAATGCACGCATGACCAGATAGGATATGCGCTTGCCCAGCCCGGTAATAATAAATGCCCGGGCTAAAATAAACGCGGAAACGATCAGCCACACTGTACCGCCGCTGAACGCCGTCAATACTTGACTGAATTTTAGAGTACCGGTCAGCGCCGTCAATACAATAGCGATCAAAGCGACCGAACCGGCAGCTAAAGGCTGCAAAATAAAACCGACCACAGTACCCATAAAAATAGCAAACAGATGCCAGGCCTGGGGTGTAAGCCCCTGGGGCACCGGTACGAACCATAGCACCACAACGATGCCGACTGTTAGTAAGGCGGCAAATGATTTGCCGGAGAAGAATTTTTTTCCCATAAAAAAATACTCCTTTCTAATTATAGTGTTGTTAGGTGAAATATATTGAGAAAGCAATATTACCCTATAAATTAATTATCTATTTTGAATAGTGTGATAAATACCGCTGTAAGAATCAGGCTAACCCGCAGCATTGACTGACGGTAACGTTAATCCATCGACATCTTGAGTATAAATATTT is part of the Veillonellales bacterium genome and harbors:
- a CDS encoding anion permease, producing MGKKFFSGKSFAALLTVGIVVVLWFVPVPQGLTPQAWHLFAIFMGTVVGFILQPLAAGSVALIAIVLTALTGTLKFSQVLTAFSGGTVWLIVSAFILARAFIITGLGKRISYLVMRAFGDSSLKLVYSLAISDVIIGPAIPSNSARAGGLVYPIVASLSEAFDSHPGASARRIGAYLITSVFHLDLVVSAMFMTAMVGNPMAAAIAKKVLDVDITWISWFVAAVVPGVIALITIPYVLYKIYPPEIKNTPEAKKMADDVLKKMGPMSKGEKVLLVVFIMLLGLWATTQFTKLDGTLIAFMGLCILLATKVLTWDNVIKETKAWDTLIWVGSVILLSDYLNKLGFIGWFAKILENQMVGVSMIAAVVLSFVIYLYSHYFFASMSAHVTAMYAALITLGVAAGAPGFISAFVVAIAANVCGCLTHFGTGPAPVYFGAGYVDQKTWWKLGFIVSLMHIVIWVGIGGAWWKVLGYW
- a CDS encoding LysR family transcriptional regulator, yielding MEDRDWLIVRTLHQQKNITKTAQALFISQPAMTARLRHIETEFGVKIVQRTTKGVQFTPEGDFLAKSAAKILAEMRDIKNEVMNLSSAVAGTLTIGASNYLTTYTLPYLLRLFKQQHPNVEFKVTTTWSKDVFSLAYNQNVHVGFVSIDYGGFNEKHLLYEEPICIASVNQVNLEELPFLPRIDYQTDHLLKAQIDKWWRENFSHPPSVSMQVDKVATCKEMVRFGLGYAIMPSRICDDVQGIQKINLTDKTGNELTRKTWMIYNQESAAINLVRIFVDFVKNLTL